One genomic segment of Acanthochromis polyacanthus isolate Apoly-LR-REF ecotype Palm Island chromosome 9, KAUST_Apoly_ChrSc, whole genome shotgun sequence includes these proteins:
- the thoc1 gene encoding THO complex subunit 1: protein MSPSVFNFIDAKNKFTASARHALSGKSSKPLISIFNQIPGNETEKKTTLDQALRGVLGDLIVEQKPSCDDYLSLIYLSIDAVTEGICSATTPFVLLGDVLDCLPLDLCDKIFSFVEENVSTWKSNSFYTAGKNYLLRMCNDLLRRLSKSQNTVFCGRIQLFLARLFPLSEKSGLNLQSQFNLDNITVFNKNEQESTLGQKSTEEKEDGMEVEEGEMGEDDAPAPCSIPIDYNLYRKFWTLQDYFRNPVQCFDKFSWMTFLKYSDETLAVFKSFKLDDMQASKRKLEELRASGGEHVYFAKFLTSEKLMDLQLSDSNFRRHILLQYLILFQYLKGQVKFKSSSCVLNDDQTAWIEETTKLVYQLLREIPPDGDKFATMVEHILNTEENWNSWKNEGCPSFVKERTVDDKPKRPTRKRQAPEDFLGKGPDRKIFMGNDELTRLWNLNQDNMEACKSDSREFMPLLDEFFAEAIEQADPANMVEEEYKVVRNPNYGWRALRLLSRRSPHFFQPTNQKFKSLADYLDSMVSKLAKELPKDIPSEEIKTGEEDDDDNGDNLLKDSNDSPSIQSKLVTNQQMDDIAAKLGAQWKMLASRLEMKASELREIETDSEDVDMQAKLLLVSWQDREGTQATVENLVTALNAAGFSQIADSLTEA, encoded by the exons ATGTCGCCGTCCGTGTTTAATTTTATCGACGCTAAAAACAAATTTACG GCTTCTGCCAGACACGCCTTAAGTGGCAAAAGCAGCAAACCTTTAATCAGTATTTTCAACCAGATCCCTGGCAA TGAGACGGAAAAGAAGACCACACTTGACCAGGCTTTGAGGGGTGTCCTTGGTGATCTGATT GTTGAGCAGAAGCCGAGCTGTGATGACTACCTGTCTCTCATTTACCTCAGTATTGATGCCGTTACAGAAG gtATCTGCTCTGCTACAACCCCTTTCGTCCTGCTGGGAGACGTACTGGACTGCCTGCCTCTTGACCTGTGTGACAAAATATTCTCCTTTGTCGAAGAGAATGTTTCCACCTGGAAATCG AACTCCTTTTACACTGCAGGGAAGAACTATTTATTGAGGATGTGTAACG ACCTTTTAAGGAGGCTGTCCAAATCTCAGAACACGGTATTCTGTGGGCGAATCCAGCTTTTCCTGGCGCGTCTCTTCCCTCTGTCTGAAAAATCAG GTCTCAACCTACAGAGCCAGTTTAATCTGGACAATATAACAGTCttcaacaaaaatgaacaagaaagcACCCTTGGTCAGAAG AGCACAGAAGAAAAGGAGGATGGCATGGAGGTGGAAGAAGGAGAAATGGGAGAGGATGATGCACCTGCACCGTG TTCCATTCCAATTGACTACAACTTGTACAGAAAGTTCTGGACACTGCAGGACTACTTCAGAAACCCAGTGCAGTGTTTTGACAAATTCTCATGGATGACATTCCTGAAG TACTCAGATGAGACCCTGGCAGTATTCAAGAGCTTCAAGTTGGATGACATGCAGGCCTCTaagaggaagctggaggagctgagagCATCCGGAGGAGAACATGTTTACTTTGCCAAATTCCTCACAAGTGAGAAG CTCATGGACCTGCAGCTCAGTGACAGCAACTTCAGGCGGCACATACTACTGCAATACCTCATCCTCTTCCAGTACCTGAAGGGTCAGGTCAAGTTCAAAAG CTCCAGTTGTGTTCTGAACGATGACCAGACTGCATGGATTGAAGAGACCACTAAACTGGTTTATCAG CTGCTGAGAGAGATCCCTCCTGATGGAGACAAGTTTGCCACCATGGTGGAG CACATCCTCAACACAGAGGAGAACTGGAATTCCTGGAAAAATGAGGGATGCCCGAGCTTTGTGAAAGAAAG AACAGTAGATGACAAACCTAAAAGACCCACCAGAAAAAGACAAGCTCCCGAAGATTTCCTTGGAAAAGGGCCAGACCGCAAGATTTTTATGGGAAA TGACGAGTTGACTCGACTGTGGAACCTGAACCAGGACAACATGGAGGCCTGTAAGTCAGACAGCAG AGAGTTCATGCCATTACTGGATGAATTCTTTGCAGAAGCCATTGAGCAGGCCGACCCGGCTAACATGGTGGAGGAGGAGTACAA GGTTGTGCGGAATCCAAACTATGGCTGGCGTGCTTTGAGGCTACTGTCCAGGAGAAGTCCACACTTTTTCCAGCCAACTAACCAGAAATTCAAAAGCCTGGCAGACTACTTAGACAGCATGGTCAGCAAACTGGCCAAGGAACTGCCG AAGGACATTCCTTCTGAAGAGATCAAGACAGGAGAAGAGGACGATGATGATAATGGAGACAACCTTCTGAAAGACAGCAACGACA GTCCAAGCATTCAGAGCAAACTCGTGACAAACCAGCAGATGGATGACATAGCAGCCAAACTGGGTGCTCAGTGGAAGATGCTGGCGTCCCGCTTGGAGATGAAGGCATCAGAGTTGAGGGAAATCGAAACAGACAGCGAAGATGTTGACATGCAGGCCAAACTGCTGCTGGTGTCCTGGCAGGACAGAGAGGGCACTCAAGCTACGGTGGAGAACCTGGTCACAGCTCTGAACGCTGCAGGGTTCTCTCAGATTGCAGACAGCCTCACTGAGGCTTAA